AATTTGCCAAGAATAGGATAATTATTTACAATTGTGCCAACTGGCGTAAAATCATCATAATATCCTACAACTTCAAATTGGTTGTCTTCAACCATATAATGCCCTACATGGCGAGCCATTTCTCCAGAGCCTATAAACGCGACCCTTTTCATATCTTGTCAATGTTTATTTTAATTTGATTAAAAATATTTTCTTTTAAATTTAACAAGTTTTCTCTATTATCAGTTTTTAAAACAAAATAACCATATCTATCAATACTGGAAACAATTTTAGGAATTTTGTCCCCAACTTTTAAATCAAAAGAGTAGTCAATTACCTCAGGTATGTTTAGAATTTGTTTTACATCATTTATTTTAGAAATAATACCCGGTTCAAAACAAAAAAAGAATATTCCTGCAACACTAAGCTTTTTGTTAGAAAAATTTGGTTCTTCATCTAGTGCAATTTGTAACAATGCTTTTTCCATATTGATACCTGTAGATGCTTTAACAAGTGTCGAAGATATAAAATCCCCACCAAGTCTGGGACTAATTTCAATTAAAGTTATTTTTCCATCTTTAATTTTTACCTCATTATGTGCTCCACAATTTTCAAAACCAAATGCTTTTGACACGTCTTCGATTAAAGTTTCCAACTTTTTATGAACATCTTTCTCTAACAAAGCAGGTTGTATGTGTCCTAACTCAACGAAGTAAGGTAAAGGAGTGACTATTTTTTCGGTAATTTGTACAATCTTTGATTTTCCATTAAAATGTAACGACTCTACGCTATATTCTTTGCCATCAATAAATTCTTCTGCAAGTAAGTAAGGCTTTTGAGTGTATTGTATTGATTCTTTAAAAATATTTTCTAAATCATTTTTATTTTTACAAAGAACGACCCCTCTACTTCCCGAATTATCCGTAGGTTTAATGACAATTGGGAAATTTATTTCATCGTTTGCTGTTTTAATAACGTTTCCTTTTGCAAAAGGGAACCCCAATTCAGCAAATTTTTTTTTCATCAAAAATTTATCTGTACATAATTTCGCTGTTTCTTCAGAGAAAAAGTTGAATTTATATTTTTTGGCAACTTGTGCCATCATGACCAAGGGTTTATCTGTGGCTGCCGTAACAATAGCATCTGTTTTGTGCTTTTCTACAACTTTACATGTGCCTTCAAAATCTTGTCCATCCACAACTTCAAATGCATCAGCATACAGTCGAGCAATGGCTTTAGGATTGGGATCAATTACAACTGTATAAAGATTCTTGTTTAAACATTCTTTAATTAAAGATAGTTGAAAATTAGAACCTCCAAATACTAAAATAGATTTTTTATTTTTCTTCATAAATCTGTGTTCTTCAATCTACTAGAACTTTAACAATAAAGCTCAAATTCTTTGTTAACTTTATATTCATATGTTTTTATGAAGATAGTTCATATATTTAGTGTTATTAAGTAGTTTCAGCACAAGAAGATCGAATATTTTATATTTATTGCTTGTTATTGCAAATATAGTTTTTATTCGGTAGCTGTTATTAACTAACAACGTTCTCTTTTTTTTCCTTGTTCAATATTATAATAAAAACCGTTCCAAGAAACAGAAACGGCGTAATCGGTATTTTAAAACGTACTAATGCTCCAAAGTTCGATGTTGAAATGCCTACGCCTATTGCCATAAAAAGTGCAAAAATAAAGCAGAAAATTAAGAATCGGTTTTCTTGTATTATCTTTAATGTTTTACGAAGCCCAACTTTAAATATTACATACAAAAAAAGCAATAAAAGAATAGTGTTTTCAATTGCAGACATAAGCATAACCAATGATCTTGAGTCCCATAAAAATGGACGAAACAAACCTGCGACTGCCGCCGCTGGCATTACAGAAAGTGCTCCACCAATGGTTGGTTCAAAATCGCCAATATCGAATGCCGAGCCTTCGTAATACTCTTGCTTTAAATCGTATTGTGTAATAGCTGCCTTTTGTAACATGCTCTCTATACTACCGTATGATCCTCCAACTGATGCCATAACGTAGTTTAGTGCCCACATGCCCATAAAACCAAACAAAAGTATTGTTAAGGGCAACACCGCTATTCTTAACACTTTGTTTTTTATTTTATTTATTTGGTCAAATCCGAGCCAGATAAAACCTGCAGCTATGTAAGTAAATAGTATGTATGGCTTTATGGTTATTACGATATATGCGCTGAAGAGTAGTACTAAAATATTCCAAATGCTCCATTTCTTTCGGAATACAATGGCGTGGAATTTAATAAAAAACAGCAATCCGAAAGTAAACGAAAATGTATCTTTAGTAATGCCCGAACCCCAAAAAGTTACCGAAGGTATAAAAAGTATTGCAACAGCTATCCATTTTTGCATTGAGGGATAAATGTCGGCCAAATATTTATAAACTTTCCAATTAATCAAAAACATTGTAGCTGAAACACATATCGTTGTCAAATAGTAATTTTTAAGTCCAATGACGGTAAACAACGACAAATAACGATGTAGAGCATATATTTGTGGATCGTGAAAGCGTGGGTAATAGGTTATTGTGTGACTTAGTGTGTTTATGTTTTCGGGTGTAACTGTGTCAAACAACATTCTAAAAAATGCACGAGTATTGGTAAAAAGCATATCACCTAAGTAACATGAATTTGCGAAATAGTAGAAAGTGTCTCCGGAGCGTTGATAGTAAAAATCGTATATCAATCCAAAACACAAGCCCATTGCAACTTTGAAAATAAAACCCCACATAAACAGTTTGTTATCGCCAGACTCATTTCGTTTAAAAATTGACATGGCATGAAAAGCAAAGAACAGAACAGTTAAATAAATAACTATTAGCACTATATACAAAGGGGATAAATAGTTCTGTTCCATTTAAAATTCACAAACCGTTTTATGGTTGTAAAATATTACGTGCAAGTTTTGTGTTTATTCTACTTTAAGCAATTTGTTATATCTTGCAATGTTGTTAATTAATGCTCTGGCAGAGTCAACTTCGGTGTCGTGTCTTAAAAAGTTTTGAATGCGTCCACGTTGATAGTAGTAGCGACTTGCGATTTCTTCGTTTAATAGTAATATCAATTCATCTTTAGATAAAGTTAAATCACTTTCAATATCGCGTTGAATTTTTTCTTCAATCTCTTTTATGTTGTTTTCAACCAAATCGAAGTGTTTTTCTTGTTTTAGTGATTTAATTAATTCATCTAATTTCTCTTTGCTTTCTTTGTCGTAATGAAGTTCGCGTGTTTTTACAAACTCAATAAAACCGTCAAAATCCTGGTCGGTAATTGTGAAAACATCTGGCTTATCGATAGAGTTGTGTTTCGAAGCATATTGTGTTGCAAAATCAAAAATATGATTACCAACATATAGTTCTGTTGTTAAACGGCTCATTGTTTTCGCTTCCAGTTCGATATCTGGTTTAATACCACCACCATCATATACTTTTCGTCCGTTTTTTGTGGTAAACTCCGATACTAATGAATCAGGAATGTTCCCTACGCTACCATCTTCATTGCGGTTTGAATAGTCCAATGCTTGAATACATCGCCCCGAAGGTATATAATATTTAGCTGTTGTAAGTTTTATTTGTGCATTGTAGCTTAGTGGGCGTGTTGTTTGAACAAGCCCTTTCCCAAAGGTGCGTGTTCCCATAACAACTCCTCTGTCCATATCTTGTAGTGCTCCGGCAACAATTTCTGAAGCTGATGCAGAGCCTCGGTTAACTAAAACAACAACCGGCATTTTGGGAACAAAGGGTTCTTTTGTTGTTACAAAATCGCGATTCCATTGTTGAACTTTCCCTTTTGTTGAGACAATCAATTGGCCTTTGGGTAAAAACAGGTTGCATATCAAAATTGCCTCGTCTAATAAGCCTCCGGGGTTACCTCTTAAGTCTAAAATTAGCGATTTAGCTCCTTGATTTAGCAAACTGTCGATTGTGCTTTTAAGCTCTCCGGCACAGTTTTGAGTAAAATTGTTAAACTGTACATATCCAATGTTATTGTCAAATACAGTATAATATGGGATAGGATTAATATGTATATGTTCTCGAACTACATTAAACTCAATAGGTTTTGATTCTCCGTAACGTTCTACCAAAACTTTCATTGAAGTGCCAGGTGTACCTTTTAACTTTTCCGAGATAGCTTCAATGTTTTGGTTTTCGGTATCGAAATCGTCAATTTTTAATAAAATATCACCTGCACGAAGACCAGCTTTTTGACCGGCTAAGCCTTCGTAAGGGTCTGCTATTACTGCTCTTTTCCCCGATTTTCGAATCAATGCACCTATCCCTCCATAATTGCCTGTAGTCATAAACCGCAGGTCCTCAATTTTCGATTCTGGGATATAGTTTGTATATGGGTCTAATGTTTCCAACATTTTGTCAATGCCGTCTTTAATTAGCTTTCCGTGGTCAATTTCGTCAACATAAAATTGGTCTAATTCGTTAACTACGGTATAAAAAATATCTAAGTTTTTTATAACTTCGAAACTGTTATCGACTGCTCCAGTTAGTAATATTGTAAGTCCTACGCATGCAACAGCGATAATTACTCTTAATCTTTTAGATATTCGGTTAGTATGTTTGAATATATTCATGAATTTATATTTTAAGTTTCAAGGGATTAATCAAGTTGAAAGGATATAGTTAGACGTAATTTTCGCCAAAATTCTTTTTAATATCGCTAATAATTTTCTGTAAATTTTGTTCTTCGCTTTTTTTGCATATTAGTAGACAGTTGTCTGATTCTGCAACAATAAAATCTGTAAGTCCTTGAATGACAACAATCTTGTCAGGAGGTAAATCAAAAATGGAGTTTTCGGTATTGTAAGTGAGTATATTTGGGTTTACTCCTGCGTTTTGATTCTCGTTTTTTGCAACGTGTTCATAAAGCGAACCCCACGTTCCGAGGTCTGACCAACCAAAATCATCTGCAACAACAAAAACATTTTGTGCTTTTTCCATTATACCGTAGTCAATAGATATATTCTTACATATTGCATAGACTCTTTCAATTTGTTCAGTCTCTTTGTTGGTGTTGTAGTACTTTGAAATATCTCCGAATAGTGTTGAAACATCAGGAAGAAAAGTTGCAAACGCTTTACTTATTGTTTTCAGATTCCAAATAAAAATACCAGAATTCCATAAAAAATCACCACTATCAATAAAAACTTTTGCAAGCTCGAGATTGGGTTTTTCGGTGAACGTTTTTACTTTATGTATTGATTCAAAACCCTCAACCTCTTCGTCGAACTGTATGTAGCCGTACCCTGTGTCTGGTCGCGTGGGTTTAAGTCCTATTGTTACTAAATTATCGCTGTTGGCAGTAAAGTCTAACCCTTTGTTTATTACTGTTCTAAATTTATCTTCGTTCAATATAATATGATCCGAAGGGGCTACAATTATGTTTGCATTTGGATTTTTGCATCTTATTTTTTCGTTTGCATAGGCAATGCACGGTGCTGTGTTGCGACGCGCTGGCTCTAGCAACAGCTGTTCTTTTGATATAAAAGGTAGTTGTTCGTGTGTTATCTTCTCGTATTGCGAATTTGTGACAATGAAAATATTTTCTCTTGGACAAAAATATTCGTATCGTTCAAAAGTTTGCTGTATAAGTGTTTTACCTGTTTTTAATATATCCAAAAATTGTTTGGGTTTTTCAGAACGGCTTATGGGCCAAAAACGGCTTCCTATGCCACCTGCCATTATTATACAGAAATTATTGGGATTTTTCATATTATAATGTTTTACTGTCTTGATTTCTACAGATTCAATACTGTTGTTCTTTTATATATTAGGTTTGAGTTGTGGGGTTTGTTTTATAATCTAAATATAAGTGAAATGTATCTGACAATTAATATTTTGAATGTTTTTTTAAAAGTCTTGTTTAGCAGCGAACTTATTTTTTTAACGTCCAAAGATAGAAAATAATATAATTGTAACCACGAAATTATATTAATCAAAACCCAACATTAAAGTTTATATCCCCATCTGAAAGTATTATTAGACAATCCAACCAAGTCAAT
This region of Bacteroidales bacterium genomic DNA includes:
- a CDS encoding ATP-grasp domain-containing protein encodes the protein MKKNKKSILVFGGSNFQLSLIKECLNKNLYTVVIDPNPKAIARLYADAFEVVDGQDFEGTCKVVEKHKTDAIVTAATDKPLVMMAQVAKKYKFNFFSEETAKLCTDKFLMKKKFAELGFPFAKGNVIKTANDEINFPIVIKPTDNSGSRGVVLCKNKNDLENIFKESIQYTQKPYLLAEEFIDGKEYSVESLHFNGKSKIVQITEKIVTPLPYFVELGHIQPALLEKDVHKKLETLIEDVSKAFGFENCGAHNEVKIKDGKITLIEISPRLGGDFISSTLVKASTGINMEKALLQIALDEEPNFSNKKLSVAGIFFFCFEPGIISKINDVKQILNIPEVIDYSFDLKVGDKIPKIVSSIDRYGYFVLKTDNRENLLNLKENIFNQIKINIDKI
- a CDS encoding PDZ domain-containing protein; protein product: MNIFKHTNRISKRLRVIIAVACVGLTILLTGAVDNSFEVIKNLDIFYTVVNELDQFYVDEIDHGKLIKDGIDKMLETLDPYTNYIPESKIEDLRFMTTGNYGGIGALIRKSGKRAVIADPYEGLAGQKAGLRAGDILLKIDDFDTENQNIEAISEKLKGTPGTSMKVLVERYGESKPIEFNVVREHIHINPIPYYTVFDNNIGYVQFNNFTQNCAGELKSTIDSLLNQGAKSLILDLRGNPGGLLDEAILICNLFLPKGQLIVSTKGKVQQWNRDFVTTKEPFVPKMPVVVLVNRGSASASEIVAGALQDMDRGVVMGTRTFGKGLVQTTRPLSYNAQIKLTTAKYYIPSGRCIQALDYSNRNEDGSVGNIPDSLVSEFTTKNGRKVYDGGGIKPDIELEAKTMSRLTTELYVGNHIFDFATQYASKHNSIDKPDVFTITDQDFDGFIEFVKTRELHYDKESKEKLDELIKSLKQEKHFDLVENNIKEIEEKIQRDIESDLTLSKDELILLLNEEIASRYYYQRGRIQNFLRHDTEVDSARALINNIARYNKLLKVE
- a CDS encoding mannose-1-phosphate guanylyltransferase, which gives rise to MKNPNNFCIIMAGGIGSRFWPISRSEKPKQFLDILKTGKTLIQQTFERYEYFCPRENIFIVTNSQYEKITHEQLPFISKEQLLLEPARRNTAPCIAYANEKIRCKNPNANIIVAPSDHIILNEDKFRTVINKGLDFTANSDNLVTIGLKPTRPDTGYGYIQFDEEVEGFESIHKVKTFTEKPNLELAKVFIDSGDFLWNSGIFIWNLKTISKAFATFLPDVSTLFGDISKYYNTNKETEQIERVYAICKNISIDYGIMEKAQNVFVVADDFGWSDLGTWGSLYEHVAKNENQNAGVNPNILTYNTENSIFDLPPDKIVVIQGLTDFIVAESDNCLLICKKSEEQNLQKIISDIKKNFGENYV